A genome region from Bufo gargarizans isolate SCDJY-AF-19 chromosome 2, ASM1485885v1, whole genome shotgun sequence includes the following:
- the SFXN1 gene encoding sideroflexin-1 has protein sequence MSSELSQNINIKEPRWDQSTFVGRAKHFFTVTDPRNILLSNDQLEHARHIVHDYRNGIVQPGLTEDELWRAKYVYDSAFHPDTGEKMILIGRMSAQVPMNMTITGCMMTFYRTTPAVIFWQWINQSFNAIVNYTNRSGDAPITGSQLGTAYVSATTGAVATALGLNALTKHVSPLIGRFVPFAAVAAANCINIPLMRQRELKHGIPVTDENGNRIGESANAAKQAISQVVVSRILMAAPGMAIPPFIMNSLEKKAFLKRFPWMSAPIQVGLVGFCLVFATPLCCALFPQKSSMSVSGLEPELQAQIKENSPGLERVYFNKGL, from the exons atgtcAAGCGAATTATCCCAAAATATTAACATCAAGGAACCTCGCTGGGACCAGAGCACATTTGTTGGAAGAGCAAAGCATTTCTTTACAGTAACCGACCCAAGGAATATCCTTCTGTCAAATGACCAGCTGGAACATGCCCGACACATTGTTCATGACTACAG AAATGGAATTGTGCAGCCTGGACTCACAGAAGATGAATTATGGAGAGCAAAGTACGTGTATGACTCTGCCTTTCACCCGGATACTGGTGAAAAGATGATCCTTATCGGAAGGATGTCCGCTCAGGTACCGATGAATATGACTATCACAGGATGCATGATGACATTTTACAG GACAACTCCAGCCGTGATCTTTTGGCAGTGGATTAACCAGTCTTTTAATGCCATCGTTAACTACACAAATCGTAGTGGAGATGCTCCCATCACTGGAAG CCAACTGGGAACAGCTTATGTTTCTGCCACCACAGGTGCTGTTGCTACAGCTCTAGGACTTAACGCACTAACCAAG catgttTCGCCACTAATAGGAAGATTTGTTCcttttgctgctgttgctgctgctaacTGTATCAACATCCCACTAATGAGACAACG GGAATTGAAACATGGCATTCCTGTCACAGATGAGAATGGCAACCGGATTGGAGAATCTGCCAATGCTGCTAAACAAGCCATCAGTCAGGTGGTCGTCTCTAGGATCCTTATGGCTGCTCCAGGCATGG CAATTCCTCCATTTATAATGAACAGCTTGGAAAAGAAAGCTTTCCTCAAG cgCTTTCCATGGATGAGTGCCCCTATACAAGTAGGATTAGTGGGATTCTG cttAGTATTTGCAACTCCTCTTTGCTGTGCATTATTTCCCCAGAAGAG ctcAATGTCTGTGTCCGGACTGGAGCCTGAACTGCAAGCACAAATTAAAGAGAACAGTCCGGGCTTAGAGAGAGTGTACTTCAATAAAGGATTATAA